A genomic segment from Actinoplanes sichuanensis encodes:
- the ligA gene encoding NAD-dependent DNA ligase LigA, with protein MVNRSPETFADRAAFDAAVELARGAAQAYYDTGDAVMTDAEYDELADRIAASVAEHPAWDDRGITTAVAAGASAGGDVRHPTAMLSLDKIKTPEEVAEFVATLGGDGCLVEVKLDGLAIRAEFVDGRLVLAALRGDGATGEDVTAQVRRGVAGLPAELGTSWSGEVRGEVYMTVDDFEAASANRVAAGGKAFVNSRGAVAGAIRSIDRAYEAPMTFATYEITGDGVDPAGTHLGRMDRAEELGFPAACRLIPEVAGECFTAEQVNAAIEVIGGRRASLVFPIDGAVIKANAEATRRRLGLASRTPYWAVAFKYPPDTASTYLRDIEVRVGRTGRISLRAIIDPVVVGGTTVTKATLHNPQWVAEQGLALGQKVAVWRAGDVIPRVTSPIGDQPHGLTPWVAPELCPQCGEAWDKSSLLWRCHTASCAAANALAYWCSREALDVDGAGDSFCDAVIEAGLARNVADLYALSVDDIAELPVGKTVAGGTVMLGRSNAERIVAGLAASKQQPFNRVVTGLGIRMTGRSVGRWLAARFKSMSALRAASVEEIAEIDKMGLIKAQHVVDGLVAMGDVIDRLAEFGLTMEVVDDGGAKPLSGQTYVVSGSVPGYTRTTVSERIEALGGSASSSVSAKTTALVTSETTTSKAKKAAQLGIPVIEPEEFARMLA; from the coding sequence ATGGTCAATCGTTCACCGGAAACCTTTGCTGATCGCGCTGCCTTCGACGCGGCGGTGGAGCTGGCGCGCGGCGCCGCCCAGGCGTATTACGACACCGGTGACGCGGTGATGACCGACGCGGAATATGACGAGTTGGCCGACCGGATCGCGGCGTCGGTGGCCGAGCACCCGGCGTGGGACGACCGTGGCATCACCACCGCAGTGGCCGCGGGGGCCTCTGCGGGCGGCGACGTGCGGCATCCGACGGCGATGCTCTCCCTCGACAAGATCAAGACGCCGGAGGAGGTCGCCGAGTTCGTCGCCACCCTCGGCGGTGACGGCTGCCTGGTCGAGGTCAAGCTCGACGGCCTCGCCATCCGCGCCGAGTTCGTCGACGGCAGGCTGGTGTTGGCCGCGCTGCGCGGCGACGGTGCCACCGGTGAGGATGTGACCGCACAGGTGCGGCGGGGCGTCGCCGGGTTGCCGGCCGAGCTGGGCACGTCCTGGAGCGGCGAGGTGCGCGGCGAGGTCTACATGACCGTCGACGACTTCGAGGCGGCCAGCGCCAACCGGGTCGCCGCCGGGGGTAAGGCGTTCGTCAACTCACGGGGCGCGGTCGCCGGGGCGATTCGCAGCATCGATCGGGCCTATGAGGCGCCGATGACCTTCGCCACCTATGAGATCACCGGTGACGGGGTGGATCCGGCCGGCACCCACCTCGGGCGGATGGATCGGGCCGAGGAGCTGGGCTTTCCGGCCGCCTGTCGGCTGATTCCCGAGGTCGCCGGGGAGTGCTTCACCGCTGAGCAGGTCAACGCCGCCATCGAAGTGATCGGCGGGCGGCGGGCCTCCCTGGTGTTCCCGATCGACGGTGCGGTCATCAAGGCCAACGCCGAGGCCACCCGCCGTCGGCTGGGGCTGGCCAGCCGCACTCCCTATTGGGCGGTCGCCTTCAAATATCCGCCGGACACCGCGTCCACCTACCTGCGTGACATCGAGGTTCGGGTCGGGCGGACCGGGCGGATCAGCCTGCGTGCCATCATCGACCCGGTCGTCGTCGGTGGCACCACCGTCACCAAGGCCACCCTGCACAACCCGCAGTGGGTTGCCGAGCAGGGTCTCGCCCTCGGGCAGAAGGTCGCGGTGTGGCGGGCCGGTGACGTCATCCCCCGAGTGACCTCGCCCATCGGTGATCAGCCACATGGCCTCACCCCCTGGGTCGCGCCTGAGCTGTGCCCGCAGTGCGGTGAGGCGTGGGACAAGTCGAGTCTGCTCTGGCGGTGTCACACGGCCTCGTGCGCGGCGGCGAACGCTCTGGCCTACTGGTGCAGCCGGGAAGCCCTCGACGTCGACGGGGCCGGGGATTCGTTCTGTGACGCGGTCATCGAGGCCGGGCTGGCCCGCAATGTCGCCGACCTCTACGCGTTGAGCGTCGACGACATCGCTGAGCTGCCGGTGGGGAAGACCGTCGCCGGTGGCACGGTGATGCTCGGGCGATCCAACGCCGAGCGGATCGTCGCCGGGCTGGCGGCCAGCAAGCAGCAGCCGTTCAACCGGGTCGTCACCGGTCTGGGCATCCGGATGACCGGCCGTAGTGTCGGGCGGTGGCTGGCGGCCCGCTTCAAGTCGATGTCCGCTTTGCGGGCGGCCTCCGTCGAGGAGATCGCCGAGATCGACAAGATGGGGTTGATCAAAGCCCAGCATGTCGTCGACGGGCTGGTCGCCATGGGCGATGTGATCGATCGTCTCGCCGAGTTCGGCCTGACCATGGAGGTGGTCGACGACGGCGGTGCCAAACCGCTGTCGGGGCAGACCTATGTGGTGTCGGGTTCGGTGCCCGGCTACACCCGGACCACGGTCAGCGAACGGATCGAGGCGCTCGGCGGCTCGGCCAGCAGCAGTGTCTCGGCCAAGACCACGGCTCTCGTCACGTCGGAGACGACTACCAGCAAGGCCAAGAAGGCGGCTCAGCTCGGCATTCCTGTGATCGAGCCCGAGGAGTTCGCCCGCATGCTCGCCTGA
- a CDS encoding TetR/AcrR family transcriptional regulator, translating to MPRVTETHRAERRAEILAAAARLFADNGFHATSMAGIIAESGLSAGAVYSYFRSKEELIGAVAGLAMSTADEVFGELLARDAVPSPAEVTTAMVEAVTERFIEDSVIGVDMTRLAVQVWAEALRNPDVLARVSHVVVRLRGHCAEVARRWQAAGNLPDSANPDQVGAAMLSLVQGYILQRLLLPETDAPYYVAGIDALLSGKPHS from the coding sequence ATGCCACGCGTCACCGAGACACACCGCGCCGAACGCCGAGCCGAGATCCTCGCGGCTGCCGCCCGGCTCTTCGCCGACAACGGATTCCATGCCACCTCGATGGCCGGGATCATCGCCGAGTCGGGGCTGTCGGCCGGCGCCGTGTACAGCTACTTCCGCAGCAAGGAGGAGCTGATCGGAGCGGTCGCCGGGCTGGCCATGTCGACCGCTGACGAGGTGTTCGGCGAACTGCTCGCGAGAGACGCGGTGCCGTCACCGGCCGAGGTGACGACCGCCATGGTCGAGGCCGTCACCGAACGGTTCATCGAGGATTCGGTCATCGGGGTCGACATGACACGTCTGGCCGTACAGGTGTGGGCTGAAGCTCTTCGTAATCCGGACGTGCTCGCCCGCGTCTCGCACGTCGTGGTCCGGCTGCGCGGGCACTGTGCCGAGGTGGCCCGGCGTTGGCAGGCGGCCGGAAACCTGCCCGATTCGGCGAACCCGGACCAGGTCGGAGCGGCCATGCTCAGTCTCGTACAGGGGTACATCCTGCAGCGACTGCTCCTACCGGAGACCGACGCGCCCTACTATGTGGCCGGAATCGACGCACTGCTCTCGGGAAAGCCGCACTCGTGA
- a CDS encoding ribonucleotide-diphosphate reductase subunit beta encodes MLLDPGMDLTLRPMKYPHFFDRFKDAIKNTWTVEEVDLHSDLADLARLSAAEKHLVSRLVAFFATGDTIVANNLVLNLYQHVNSPEGRLYLSRQLFEEAVHVQFYLNLLDTYVPDEQERFEAFAAVENIPSIARKAEFCFKWIDSVFDLRKLETREHRRAFLLNVICFAACIEGLFFYGAFAYVYFLRSRGVLQGLASGTNWVFRDESMHMAFAFDVVDQVRAEEPDLFDAGMEQQVRDMLAEAVECEVQFAADLLEQGVSGLSLADMREYLQHVADRRLAALGIDPVYGSSNPFAFMELQDVQELSNFFERRVSAYQVGVSGSVSFDDDF; translated from the coding sequence ATGCTGCTCGACCCCGGAATGGACCTGACCCTGCGACCGATGAAGTACCCGCACTTCTTCGACAGGTTCAAGGACGCCATCAAGAACACCTGGACCGTCGAGGAGGTCGATCTGCACTCCGACCTCGCCGACCTGGCTCGCCTCAGTGCTGCCGAGAAACATCTCGTCTCACGGCTGGTCGCGTTCTTCGCCACCGGCGACACGATCGTCGCCAACAACCTGGTGCTCAACCTGTATCAGCACGTCAACTCGCCGGAGGGCCGGCTCTATCTGTCGCGGCAGCTGTTCGAGGAGGCCGTGCACGTCCAGTTCTATCTGAACCTGCTCGACACCTATGTGCCCGACGAGCAGGAACGGTTCGAGGCGTTCGCCGCGGTCGAGAACATCCCGTCGATCGCGCGCAAGGCCGAGTTCTGCTTCAAATGGATCGACTCGGTCTTCGACTTGCGGAAACTGGAGACCCGCGAGCATCGGCGGGCCTTCCTGCTCAACGTGATCTGCTTCGCCGCCTGTATCGAGGGGCTGTTCTTCTACGGCGCTTTCGCGTACGTCTACTTCCTGCGCTCGCGCGGCGTTCTGCAGGGGCTGGCGTCCGGCACCAACTGGGTGTTTCGCGACGAGAGCATGCACATGGCGTTCGCTTTCGACGTGGTCGACCAGGTGCGGGCCGAGGAGCCCGACCTGTTCGACGCCGGAATGGAACAGCAGGTCCGTGACATGCTCGCCGAAGCCGTCGAGTGCGAGGTCCAGTTCGCCGCGGATCTGCTCGAACAGGGGGTGAGCGGGCTGTCCCTGGCCGACATGCGCGAATACCTCCAACACGTCGCCGACCGGCGGCTCGCGGCGCTCGGTATCGACCCCGTTTACGGCAGTTCCAACCCGTTCGCGTTCATGGAGCTGCAGGACGTTCAGGAGTTGTCCAACTTCTTCGAGCGGCGCGTTTCGGCGTACCAGGTGGGGGTCTCCGGAAGCGTCTCCTTCGACGACGATTTCTAG
- a CDS encoding ribonucleoside-diphosphate reductase subunit alpha, with translation MTLTPQKAGVPEQRRHVMQVRKRNGDLEPVDVNKIVKAVELWVADLGEVDPLRVATKTISGLYDGATTAELDKLSIQTAAELIGEEPQYSKLAARLLAAYVDKEVRLQGVASFSQSIRYAHGLGLIGDETAAFVAANARKLDDAVDADGDLRFEYFGLRTVADRYLLRHPHERLVVETPQYWLLRVACGLSKDAREAIGFYRLMSSLAYLPSSPTLFNSGTRHTQMSSCFLVDSPKDELDSIYERYHQVAKLSKFSGGIGIAWSRIRGRGALIRGTNGRSNGIVPFLKTLDAGVAAVNQGGRRKGAACIYLEPWHPDVEEFLELRDNTGEESRRTHNLNLANWIPDEFMRRVEADEEWSLIDPSDAPELPDVFGEAFTEAYRAAEKKAVKTVKARDLYGRMMRTLAQTGNGWMTFKDRSNALSNQTGEPGNTIHLSNLCTEILEVNNDDETAVCNLGSINLDAHVTVDGVDWERLRETVRTAVVHLDRVIDINYYPSPQAAASNPRWRPVGLGLMGLQDAFFTLRLPFDSDEARSLSTRVQEEIFLTALETSADLAARFGAHPAYAETRAAKGRLHPSLWGAEVSQVSRWEDLHARIAEHGLRNSLLIAIAPTATIASIAGAYECIEPQVSNLFKRETMSGEFLQINTYLVRELKSRGLWTAAIREQIKRAEGSVQGITELPADVRELFRTAWELPQKSLIELAAARAPFIDQSQSLNLFMAAPTINKLSSMYLYAWKAGLKTTYYLRSRPATRIQQATVSVIPALTPAEACSLENPESCEACQ, from the coding sequence ATGACACTCACGCCGCAGAAAGCGGGCGTGCCGGAGCAGCGACGGCACGTGATGCAGGTGCGCAAACGAAACGGCGACCTGGAGCCGGTCGACGTCAACAAGATCGTCAAGGCGGTCGAGTTGTGGGTCGCCGACCTCGGCGAGGTCGACCCGCTGCGCGTGGCGACAAAGACCATCAGCGGGTTGTACGACGGAGCGACCACCGCTGAGCTCGACAAACTCTCGATCCAGACGGCCGCTGAGCTGATCGGCGAGGAGCCGCAGTATTCGAAGCTGGCGGCTCGGCTGCTCGCCGCGTACGTCGACAAGGAGGTCCGCCTCCAGGGCGTGGCGAGTTTCAGCCAGTCGATCCGGTACGCGCACGGCCTCGGTCTGATCGGGGACGAGACCGCCGCATTCGTGGCCGCCAATGCCCGGAAACTCGACGACGCCGTGGACGCCGACGGTGATCTGCGGTTCGAGTATTTCGGGCTGCGCACGGTCGCCGACCGCTATCTGCTGCGCCATCCGCATGAGCGGCTGGTGGTGGAGACGCCACAGTATTGGCTGTTGCGAGTCGCCTGCGGCCTGTCGAAGGACGCGCGGGAGGCGATCGGGTTCTATCGGCTGATGTCGTCGCTGGCCTATCTGCCCAGCTCGCCGACCCTGTTCAACTCGGGGACCCGGCACACCCAGATGTCGTCGTGTTTCCTGGTCGACTCGCCGAAGGACGAACTCGACTCCATCTACGAGCGGTACCACCAGGTCGCGAAGCTGTCGAAATTCTCCGGCGGTATCGGGATCGCGTGGTCGCGGATCCGCGGCCGGGGCGCGCTGATTCGCGGCACGAACGGCCGGTCGAACGGCATCGTCCCGTTCCTGAAGACCCTCGACGCCGGGGTGGCGGCGGTCAATCAGGGCGGCCGGCGCAAGGGCGCGGCGTGTATCTATCTGGAGCCGTGGCACCCGGACGTCGAGGAGTTCCTGGAACTGCGCGACAACACCGGCGAGGAATCCCGGCGCACCCACAACCTCAATCTGGCCAACTGGATCCCGGACGAGTTCATGCGCCGGGTCGAGGCCGACGAGGAATGGTCGCTGATCGACCCGTCCGACGCCCCGGAGCTGCCCGATGTGTTCGGCGAGGCGTTCACCGAGGCCTACCGTGCGGCCGAGAAGAAGGCCGTCAAAACCGTCAAAGCCCGGGATCTGTACGGGCGGATGATGCGCACCCTCGCACAGACCGGCAACGGGTGGATGACGTTCAAGGATCGGTCGAACGCGCTGTCCAACCAGACCGGGGAGCCGGGCAACACGATCCACCTGTCCAACCTGTGCACCGAGATCCTCGAGGTCAACAACGACGACGAGACGGCGGTATGCAATCTCGGGTCGATCAATCTCGATGCACATGTCACCGTCGACGGTGTCGACTGGGAGAGATTGCGGGAAACCGTCCGGACGGCCGTCGTCCACCTGGACCGGGTCATCGACATCAACTATTACCCGTCGCCGCAGGCCGCTGCGTCGAATCCGCGCTGGCGTCCGGTCGGGCTCGGGCTGATGGGTCTTCAGGACGCGTTCTTCACGTTGCGGCTGCCGTTCGACTCCGACGAAGCGCGTTCGCTCTCCACCCGCGTTCAGGAGGAGATCTTCCTGACCGCTCTGGAGACGTCGGCCGATCTGGCCGCGCGGTTCGGCGCGCATCCGGCCTACGCCGAGACGCGTGCCGCCAAGGGGCGATTGCACCCTTCGCTCTGGGGTGCCGAGGTGTCGCAGGTTTCGCGCTGGGAGGACCTGCACGCCCGGATCGCCGAGCACGGGCTGCGCAATTCGCTGCTGATCGCGATCGCGCCGACGGCGACGATCGCGTCGATCGCCGGCGCCTACGAATGCATCGAGCCGCAGGTCTCCAACCTGTTCAAACGGGAGACGATGTCCGGCGAGTTCCTGCAGATCAACACCTATCTGGTACGGGAGTTGAAGTCCCGCGGACTGTGGACCGCCGCCATTCGGGAGCAGATCAAGCGGGCCGAAGGTTCCGTGCAGGGCATCACCGAACTCCCGGCCGATGTGCGGGAACTGTTCCGGACGGCGTGGGAACTGCCGCAGAAGTCGCTCATCGAACTCGCCGCCGCCCGGGCGCCGTTCATCGACCAGTCGCAGTCACTGAACCTGTTCATGGCCGCGCCGACCATCAACAAACTGTCGTCGATGTACCTCTACGCATGGAAGGCCGGTCTCAAGACCACCTACTACCTGCGTTCCCGCCCGGCGACCCGGATCCAGCAGGCGACCGTCTCGGTGATCCCGGCGCTGACCCCCGCCGAAGCCTGCTCCCTGGAAAACCCCGAATCATGTGAGGCCTGCCAGTAA
- a CDS encoding DUF4334 domain-containing protein encodes MDAATARSRIADIRADAGKTTIDELDALWAALPTVRPEEILGQWRGSEFVSGHRFEGYLPKIRWYGKRFTSLTEVAPLVCRDDDGDLFDDEERAKGGAGLWTVEFRGEATATMVYDGQPVLDHFKRVDDDTLLGVMNGKGVLDAGRHYYFVLERD; translated from the coding sequence ATGGACGCCGCAACCGCTCGCAGCCGCATCGCCGACATCCGCGCCGATGCCGGAAAGACCACCATCGATGAACTCGACGCCCTCTGGGCCGCCCTGCCGACAGTCCGCCCCGAAGAGATCCTCGGCCAATGGCGGGGCAGCGAATTCGTGAGCGGACACCGTTTCGAGGGTTATCTTCCAAAGATCCGGTGGTACGGCAAACGCTTCACCTCACTCACCGAAGTCGCGCCACTGGTCTGCCGCGACGACGACGGCGACCTGTTCGACGACGAGGAACGCGCCAAGGGCGGCGCCGGCCTGTGGACCGTCGAGTTCCGTGGCGAGGCGACCGCGACCATGGTCTACGACGGACAACCGGTCCTCGACCACTTCAAACGCGTCGACGACGACACCCTGCTCGGCGTGATGAACGGCAAGGGCGTGCTCGACGCCGGCCGGCACTACTACTTCGTCCTCGAACGGGACTGA
- a CDS encoding NAD(P)-dependent alcohol dehydrogenase, with protein MRIRAALVETAGGPFTLRDLDLEPPRADEVLIRVTAAGICHTDLSMRRRWPARISPMVFGHEGAGVVEAVGDAVTTVTVGDTVAVSYRSCGQCELCRAGHPAYCLLSDLNMRGTRADGSTPLTSGEDKVFGNFFGQSSFATHLLAYQTNVVRVPPTLSPTVAAPLGCSVQTGAGTVLNVLRPSPGETVLVFGAGSVGLSAVMAAVSLGCEVIAVDPVAARRELAVELGAAGTEPKTAHHVIDTTGRADVIAQAIGLLRRRGTLALVGLGTKAEFDIMTVMYNGLRIRGVIEGDATPAVFLPQLVDLHRLGRLPVEKLITEYPFEAIESAARDAAAGKVVKPVLTFG; from the coding sequence GTGCGCATCCGGGCGGCACTCGTCGAAACGGCCGGCGGACCCTTCACCCTCCGTGACCTCGACCTCGAACCGCCGCGCGCCGACGAGGTGCTGATCCGGGTCACCGCGGCCGGCATCTGCCACACCGACCTCAGCATGCGGCGACGCTGGCCGGCCCGGATCTCCCCGATGGTCTTCGGCCACGAGGGCGCCGGCGTCGTCGAAGCGGTCGGCGACGCGGTCACCACGGTCACCGTCGGCGACACGGTTGCGGTGAGTTACCGCAGTTGCGGGCAGTGCGAACTGTGCCGGGCCGGCCATCCGGCGTACTGCCTGCTCAGCGATCTCAACATGCGCGGCACGCGCGCCGACGGCAGCACACCGCTGACCAGCGGCGAAGACAAAGTCTTCGGCAACTTCTTCGGCCAGTCCAGCTTTGCGACACATCTGCTGGCCTATCAAACCAATGTGGTACGGGTACCGCCCACTTTGTCACCCACAGTAGCCGCGCCGCTCGGTTGCAGCGTTCAGACCGGCGCCGGAACCGTCCTCAACGTGCTCCGCCCCTCCCCCGGCGAGACGGTTCTCGTGTTCGGAGCCGGCAGTGTCGGCCTGTCCGCGGTGATGGCCGCCGTCTCGCTGGGCTGCGAGGTGATCGCCGTCGACCCGGTCGCCGCGCGCCGTGAGCTGGCCGTCGAACTCGGCGCGGCCGGCACCGAACCCAAAACCGCCCACCACGTCATCGACACGACCGGCCGGGCCGACGTGATCGCCCAGGCCATCGGGCTGCTGCGCCGCCGCGGCACGCTCGCGCTGGTCGGCCTCGGCACGAAAGCCGAATTCGACATCATGACCGTGATGTACAACGGCCTGCGCATCCGCGGTGTCATCGAGGGCGACGCCACCCCTGCCGTGTTCCTGCCGCAACTGGTCGACCTGCACCGTCTCGGACGACTCCCGGTGGAGAAACTGATCACCGAATACCCGTTCGAGGCCATCGAGTCAGCCGCACGGGACGCCGCCGCCGGAAAGGTCGTCAAACCGGTGCTGACTTTCGGGTAG
- a CDS encoding cupin domain-containing protein, which yields MTYPPPRYHGVTGEKTALYRPAGTPPEFVYPNNGTRVHHLATGASTGGLFGLYRWECGPGVTGPNPHFHRTISESFYILSGVMNIFNGDKWIEAEPGDWVHVPIGGIHGFKNRSGAPVSMLLHFSPGAPRESYFEGIAHVDEMTETERAEFYAKHDNIWLD from the coding sequence ATGACTTATCCACCACCGCGGTACCACGGGGTAACCGGTGAGAAGACGGCTCTCTACCGGCCCGCGGGCACACCACCCGAGTTCGTCTACCCGAACAACGGCACCAGGGTGCACCACCTGGCCACGGGTGCGTCCACGGGCGGTCTCTTCGGCCTCTACCGGTGGGAGTGCGGCCCGGGCGTGACCGGCCCGAACCCCCATTTCCACCGTACGATCAGCGAGTCGTTCTACATCCTGTCCGGCGTCATGAACATCTTCAACGGCGACAAGTGGATCGAGGCCGAACCGGGCGATTGGGTGCACGTGCCGATCGGCGGCATTCACGGCTTCAAGAACCGGTCCGGCGCCCCGGTGTCGATGCTGCTGCACTTCTCCCCCGGAGCCCCACGGGAAAGCTATTTCGAGGGAATCGCACACGTCGACGAGATGACCGAAACCGAACGAGCCGAGTTCTACGCGAAGCACGACAACATCTGGCTCGACTGA
- a CDS encoding NUDIX hydrolase: MSAAEWTATLPRKRMGAGVLFGDGRGRVLLVEPSYKPDWEVPGGCVEADESPRAAAQREIREELGLSVDVGRVLVVDWIGPRDGRTEGLMLIFDGGTVADGDAIRLPADELRGWAWCTEAEAGERLSPLLARRIAAAIRAREAGICAYLEEGYDVA, translated from the coding sequence GTGAGTGCTGCTGAGTGGACTGCCACGTTGCCGCGTAAGCGGATGGGGGCCGGGGTGCTGTTCGGGGATGGGCGGGGGCGGGTGCTGTTGGTTGAGCCGTCGTACAAACCGGACTGGGAGGTTCCCGGTGGGTGCGTCGAAGCCGATGAGTCGCCTCGGGCTGCGGCTCAGCGCGAGATCCGCGAGGAACTGGGGCTTTCCGTCGACGTCGGGCGCGTGCTCGTCGTCGACTGGATCGGGCCGCGCGATGGCCGTACCGAAGGATTGATGTTGATCTTTGATGGCGGCACCGTCGCGGATGGTGACGCCATTCGTCTGCCCGCCGACGAACTGCGCGGATGGGCCTGGTGCACCGAGGCGGAGGCCGGCGAGAGACTGTCGCCGCTGCTCGCGCGGCGGATCGCCGCGGCGATTCGGGCCCGCGAAGCCGGGATCTGCGCCTATCTGGAGGAAGGTTACGATGTCGCCTGA
- a CDS encoding GNAT family N-acetyltransferase, with amino-acid sequence MTEVTVRQMTVSEYDEWQHDLATDYAEEQVTAGNWPSEGAYERAREGNAALLPQGAATDGMLTLIGMVDDEPIGRLWIGLTHPRGVPDCAFLYDIEVSAEHRGRGLGRALLAAGEVAARDRGAHALELNVFGANPTANDLYRTSGYQVVTQHMRKDLRRPAPRFVPSAAYRQAAFAGDPSALAGADRRLTVQEAETCLDRAKLAHARFLTGSGDHDEELPLLDRAVALFRRAGDVTGEAEALCWTGIFHQVVRQDDTEAVPFYRQAAERGDPLTRSFALRHLGVAEHRAGNLTAARELLEESTAIRREHDFPIGIAANLVGLIYIAAAEGRDTTEMITEARALATAAGATSVLAEVEEAAQATS; translated from the coding sequence GTGACTGAGGTGACTGTGCGACAGATGACCGTGAGCGAGTACGACGAGTGGCAGCACGATCTCGCCACCGACTATGCCGAAGAGCAGGTCACAGCTGGGAACTGGCCGTCCGAGGGAGCCTACGAGCGGGCCCGCGAGGGGAATGCGGCACTCCTTCCGCAGGGCGCGGCCACCGACGGCATGCTGACCTTGATCGGCATGGTCGACGACGAGCCGATCGGCCGCCTGTGGATCGGGCTGACCCACCCGCGTGGCGTTCCGGACTGTGCCTTCCTCTACGACATCGAGGTGTCCGCCGAGCACCGGGGTCGCGGTCTGGGCCGGGCACTGCTCGCCGCGGGCGAGGTGGCGGCCCGTGACCGTGGGGCGCACGCGCTGGAGCTCAACGTCTTCGGGGCGAACCCGACCGCCAACGATCTCTACCGGACTTCCGGCTACCAGGTCGTCACCCAGCACATGCGCAAGGACCTGCGCCGGCCCGCCCCGCGTTTCGTGCCGTCGGCCGCCTATCGGCAGGCCGCGTTCGCCGGTGATCCGAGTGCCTTGGCCGGCGCCGACCGGCGGCTGACAGTCCAGGAGGCCGAGACCTGCCTGGACCGGGCGAAACTGGCCCACGCCAGGTTCCTCACCGGTTCCGGCGACCACGACGAGGAGTTGCCGCTGCTGGATCGGGCGGTCGCCCTGTTCCGCCGGGCCGGTGACGTGACGGGCGAGGCCGAGGCGCTGTGCTGGACCGGCATCTTCCACCAGGTGGTGCGCCAGGACGACACCGAGGCGGTGCCGTTCTACCGGCAGGCCGCCGAGCGCGGTGATCCGCTGACGCGTTCGTTCGCACTGCGGCACCTGGGTGTCGCCGAGCATCGGGCAGGCAATCTGACGGCCGCCCGCGAGTTGCTGGAGGAGTCGACAGCAATACGCCGCGAGCACGACTTCCCGATCGGCATCGCGGCGAACCTGGTGGGGCTGATCTACATCGCGGCCGCCGAGGGCCGCGACACCACCGAGATGATCACCGAGGCGCGTGCGCTGGCGACGGCGGCCGGCGCGACGTCCGTCTTGGCCGAGGTGGAGGAGGCGGCTCAGGCGACATCGTAA
- a CDS encoding YciI family protein, which translates to MKYLMLVCVDPDFTPGEDDGKPDVDDWAGEMDGKGIRLMGDRTRPSSAATTVRVRNREVLVTDGPFTETKDVIAGFDVLECEDLDQAIEVASKHPMAWAGAIELRPVWPWGDE; encoded by the coding sequence ATGAAGTATCTGATGCTGGTGTGCGTCGACCCGGACTTCACGCCGGGCGAGGACGACGGCAAGCCGGACGTCGACGACTGGGCCGGTGAAATGGACGGCAAGGGAATCCGGCTGATGGGCGACCGGACCAGGCCGTCGAGTGCCGCCACCACCGTCCGGGTGCGGAATCGGGAGGTGCTGGTCACCGACGGGCCGTTCACCGAGACGAAAGACGTCATCGCCGGGTTCGACGTGCTCGAGTGCGAGGACCTGGACCAGGCGATCGAGGTGGCGTCGAAACACCCGATGGCCTGGGCCGGAGCGATCGAACTGCGGCCGGTGTGGCCCTGGGGCGATGAGTAA